In Streptomyces camelliae, the sequence AGGTGGTCGTCGCCTCGCACCTGGGCCGCCCGAAGGGCGCCCCGGACCCCGCGTTCTCGCTGCTGCCCGCCGCCGAACGCCTCGGTGAACTGCTCGGCGCCCCGGTCGCCTTCGCCCAGGACACCGTCGGCCCCGCCGCCCACGACGCCGTCGACGGCCTCCAGCCCGGCCAGGTCGCGGTCATCGAGAACCTGCGCTTCAACGCCGGCGAGACGTCCAAGGACGACACCGAGCGCGGCGAGTTCGCCGACCGGCTCGCCGCCCTCGCCGACGTCTACGTCGGTGACGGATTCGGTGCCGTGCACCGCAAGCACGCCTCCGTCTTCGACCTGCCGAAGAGGCTGCCGCACTACGCCGGTCACCTCATCGCCACCGAGGTCGGCGTCCTGAAGAAGCTCACCGAGGACGTCCAGCGCCCCTACGTCGTCGCGCTCGGCGGTGCCAAGGTCTCCGACAAGCTCGCCGTCATCGACCAGCTGCTCGGCAAGGCCGACCGCCTGCTCATCGGCGGCGGCATGGCGTACACCTTCCTCAAGGCCAAGGGCTACGAGGTCGGCATCTCCCTGCTGCAGGAGGACCAGATCCCGGCTGTCACGGAGTACATGGAGCGCGCCGAGAAGAACGGCGTCGAGCTGGTGCTCCCCGTCGACGTCCTGGTCGCCCGGGAGTTCCCGGACCTGAAGACCAAGGCGCCGGCCGACTACACCGTGGTCGACGCGGACAAGATCCCCGCCGACCAGGAGGGCCTGGACATCGGCCCGAAGACCCGAGAGCTCTACGCCTCGAAGCTCACCGACGCCGCGACCGTCTTCTGGAACGGTCCCATGGGCGTCTTCGAACACCCCGACTACGCCGGAGGCACCCAGGCCGTGGCCCAGGCCCTCCTCGACTCGGACGGCTTCACCGTCGTCGGCGGCGGCGACTCGGCCGCGGCCGTGCGTACGCTCGGCTTCGACGAGAAGGCGTTCGGACACATCTCGACCGGTGGCGGCGCCTCCCTCGAATACCTTGAGGGCAAGACGCTCCCCGGCCTCGCCGCACTGGAGGACTGACCCCGCATGACCACTCGCACGCCGCTGATGGCGGGCAACTGGAAGATGAACCTCAACCACCTTGAGGCCATCGCACACGTCCAGAAGCTCGCCTTCGCCCTGTCCGACAAGGACTACGAGGCCGTCGAGGTCGCCGTCCTGCCGCCCTTCACCGACCTGCGCTCCGTGCAGACCGTGGTCGAGGGCGACAAGTACAAGATCAAGTACGGCGCCCAGGACATCTCGCAGCACGAGTCCGGCGCCTACACCGGGGAGATCTCCGGTGCCATGCTCGCCAAGCTGAAGTGCACGTTCGTGGCCATCGGCCACTCCGAGCGCCGTCAGTACCACCACGAGACCGACGAGCTCGTGAACGCCAAGGTCAAGGCCGCCTACAAGCACGGCATCACCCCGATCCTGTGCGTCG encodes:
- a CDS encoding phosphoglycerate kinase, translating into MKTIDELLADGVSGKRVFVRADLNVPLDGTTITDDGRIRAVLPTVKALADAGAKVVVASHLGRPKGAPDPAFSLLPAAERLGELLGAPVAFAQDTVGPAAHDAVDGLQPGQVAVIENLRFNAGETSKDDTERGEFADRLAALADVYVGDGFGAVHRKHASVFDLPKRLPHYAGHLIATEVGVLKKLTEDVQRPYVVALGGAKVSDKLAVIDQLLGKADRLLIGGGMAYTFLKAKGYEVGISLLQEDQIPAVTEYMERAEKNGVELVLPVDVLVAREFPDLKTKAPADYTVVDADKIPADQEGLDIGPKTRELYASKLTDAATVFWNGPMGVFEHPDYAGGTQAVAQALLDSDGFTVVGGGDSAAAVRTLGFDEKAFGHISTGGGASLEYLEGKTLPGLAALED
- the tpiA gene encoding triose-phosphate isomerase, yielding MTTRTPLMAGNWKMNLNHLEAIAHVQKLAFALSDKDYEAVEVAVLPPFTDLRSVQTVVEGDKYKIKYGAQDISQHESGAYTGEISGAMLAKLKCTFVAIGHSERRQYHHETDELVNAKVKAAYKHGITPILCVGEELDVREAGNHVDHTLAQVEGGLKDLPAEQAETVVIAYEPVWAIGTGKVCGAEDAQEVCAAIRAKLAELYSQDVADKIRIQYGGSVKAGNVAEIMAQADIDGALVGGASLDADEFVKIVRFRDQ